The region GGCCGTGCAGGACGCGCGAACCATCCAAGAAGGACCATCCCCCAGCGGACAACCACCAAAGCGCCCTACCAAACACGACAGCACGTCGGGCGTGCGGGGGCGGCGGCGCAGCCGTTGCCCGGTCGGCGGAGCCGCCGCCCCCTCCGCCCGACGCGCGTCTCGCGAGTCGCGCGGGCATTGCCCAGCGAGGCAAAGGCGGCGACCCGCGAGTCGCGCGGGCATTGCCCAGCGAGGCAAAGGCGGCGACCCGCGAGTCGCGCGGGCCGTGTTCTGCGGAACCGAACCGACCGCGCTGCAATCAGAACGTCGCGTCCACCGCGAGAGCCTCCGCAAGCCGGGCCTTGTACTCCGCGGCCGAAATCTCGACCGCCCCGAACTGGCGCAAATGCCCGCCCGTGAGGAACTGCGAGTCCAGCAGGAGGAAGCCGCGCGCCCGCAGTCGCTCGACCAACGCCACCAGCGCGACCTTGCTCGCGTCGCTGAGAATCGAGAACATGCTCTCGCCGGCGAAGAGCCCCTTGATCGCCACGCCGTAGAGCCCCCCCGCGAGGTGGCCTTCGTACCACGCCTCGACGCTGTGCACGAAACCGAGCTCGGCGAGACGCCCGTAGATGTCGATCATCGCCGGCGAGATCCAGGTCTCCTCGCGTCCCGGCGCCGGCGCCGCGCACCCCTCGATGACCGCGGAGACGTCGTTGTCGAAGCGGATCTCGAACCGCCCTCGGCGGATCGTCTTCGCCAGCCGCCGCGGCACGTGGAACCCGTCGAGCGGAATGATCCCCCGCGGGTCGGCGCTGTAGAACGCGATCCGGTCCCCGTCGGGATCGGACATCGGGAAGATCCCCTGGCAGTACCCCGCCAGGATCAGCTGGGGCGTGACGCGCATCGCGTCAGCGCTCGAGCTTCTTCACCCGGTCGAACAGCTCCGGCAGCCGCCGCAGCAGCGCCTGCTGCTTGAGCTCCCGGCGGTGCTCCTGCGCGGGGAAGCCGGAGACGAAGACGCCGTCGCCGACGTCGGTCGTCACGCCGGCCATCCCGCCGACCACCGCCCCCTTGCCGATACGGCAGTGCGGCACCGTCCCGGTGCGCGAGGCCATCGTCGCCCCGTCGCCGAGGACCGTGCTGCCGGCGAGGCCGGTGAAGGCGACGATCAGGCAGTTCTTGCCGACGCGGCAGTTGTGGCCGACGTGGACGTGGTCGTCGATCTTCGTCCCGTCGCCGATCGTCGTCGCCCCGAACGTCGCGCGGTCGATCGTGCAGAGGGCGCCGATCTCGACGTCGTCGCCGACGACGACGTGCCCGATCTGCGGGATCTTGGTGTGGCCGGCGCGCCCCGGAACGAAGCCGAAGCCGTCGCAGCCGAGCGCCGAGCCGGAGTGGACGATCGCGCGGCGCCCGATCACCGTTCCCTCGCGCAGCGCGACGTGGGCCTCGATCCTCGTCGCCTCGCCGACGACGACGTTCGCGCCGACGAAGACGTGCCCCTCGAGCTCCGCCCGGGCGTCGATCCGCGCGCCGGGGCCGACGACGCAGAGCGGCCCGACCGCGGCGGTCGCGTCCACGACCGCGGACGGATCGACGACCGCGCTCGGGTGGATCCCCGGCGTCGCGCCGCGCTTCGGCGCGAAGAGCGGCAGCACGGCGGCGAGCGCCGTGCGCGGGTCCTTCACCTCCACGCCGTCGCGGCCCGCCGGCACGAGGCCGATTCCCGCCAGCAGGGCCGCCTCGGCCGGAACGCGCTCCAGATACTCGGCCATCCAGACGACGCAGAGCGCGTCGGCCGCGGCCTCCTCCGGTTCCGCCACCCGCGCCACGCGGCGCCGGCCGTTCCCCACGACCTGCCCGCCGGCCGCCCGCGCGATTTCGTCGAGCCCGATCCGCGTCGCGTCCATCGTCCGTCTCCAAGCCGCGTCGCCTGCCGCCGCGCGGCCGTCGTATCCTTCCCGTCCAAGATATCGCAAGGAGCCCGACGATGCTGACCATCCGCTACCACGGCCACGACTGCTTCGAGTTCGACGACGGCGCCCGCCGCGTCCTGATCGACCCGTTCCTCGGCGGCAACCCGCTCGCCGACGTCGGCCCCGACTCGTTCCGCACGCTCGACGCCATCATCGTCACGCACGGGCACGGCGACCACGTCGGCGACGCGGCGTCGATCGCCAAGCGGACCGGCGCGCTCGTCGTCTCGAACTTCGAGATCGTCGCCTACCTCGAGCGGCAGGGCTGCAAGGGACACCCGCTCCACATCGGCGGCGGGCGGACCTTCCCGTTCGGGCACGTGAAGCTGACGATCGCGCACCACGGCTCGACCGGCCCGAACGGCGAGGCGCTCGGCGCGCCGTGCGGCGTCGTGCTGACGATGGGCGGGAAGAAGGTCTACCACGCCGGCGACACCGGCCTCTTCCTCGACATGAAATTGATAGGCGAGGCCTGGGGCCCGCTCGACGCCGCGCTGCTCCCGATCGGCGACAACTTCACGATGGACGTCGCCGACGCCGTGCGCGCCGCGTCGTTCCTCGGCGCCGCGGTCAACGTGCCGATGCACTACAACACCTTCGATCTGATCAAGGCCGACCCGGAGGATTTCCGCCGCAAGGTCGAGGCGGGCGGCGGGAAGGCGGTCGTCGTGCCCCCGGGCGGTTCGCTGACGCTGGAATAGCGGAGAGACGGGGAAGGGCGCCGCGCCGCCGCGGCGCCCGTTCCGCGGAATCGATCAGAGCCCGTGGATGCGGGTCAGCTCCGACGTCAGGTGGTCGAACGCCTCGTCCACGCTGTCCACGATCCGGAAGAGCTGCAGGTCCTCGCGGTTGATCACGCCCCACTCGGCGTAGACGTCCCAGTTGATCGCCTTCTCCCAGAACGCCTTGCCGTAGAGCACGACCGGCCGCTGCCGGCTCGCCTTGCGCGTCTGCAGGAGCGTCAGCACCTCGAACAGCTCGTCCATCGTGCCGAAGCCGCCGGGGAAGACGACGAGCGCGCGGCTCAGGTTCACGAACCAGAACTTGCGCATGAAGAAGTAATGGAACTCGAAGGCCAGCTCGCGCGAGACGTAGCCGTTGACCCCTTGCTCCATCGGCAGGCTGATCCCGAGCCCCATCGAGAGGCCGCGGGCGCGCGAGGCGCCGCGGTTCGCCGCCTCCATGATCCCGGGGCCGCCGCCGCTGCAGACGATGAAGCGGTGCTTGCCGTGGTTGAGCCCCTTCGACCAGAGGGTCATCCGGTAGGCCAGTTCCTCGGCCGCCTGGAAGGCCGCGGCGAGCCGGGGGTCTCCGGCGCCGTCCGCCTTCGCCCGAGCCGATCCGAAGAAGACGATCGTGTCCTCGACGTTCAGCCGCTCGAAGCGCGCGTCCGGCTCGAGGTACTCGGAGAGCAGGCGGATCACCCGCGCGTTCGGACTGGCGAGGAACTCGGAGTTCTTGTAGGCCTTGGAGATTCCCGTGAGCGGGGCGGGGTGGTCGGACATCGAGGCGCTTCCTCCGGGTGGTGGGGGGCGGAAGGGAGCGAATATAGGCGCAATCAGTCGCGTCCGGCCATCGACCGGACGCCCCGGGAGCGGCTAAACTGTCGCGAAGCGCACTCCGCGGGGGCCTTTTCCGCGGAGCGTGTATTGTTTTCGGCCACTCGCGGGACAATAGTTGTCCTAGGAGGCCCATGAGACTCGCCGACACGGCCGCCTCGGCGGCAACCGCCATCCTCGCGCATCTCTTCGCCGTCGATCCCGGACCGGCGCCGGAGAAGGCCGCGCTGTACTCGCGCGCGACGGCCCTCGCCTTCGACGCCTGCCGGCTCGGCCCGTGGGATGAACTGCGCGATCTGGCGGTGATCG is a window of bacterium DNA encoding:
- the aat gene encoding leucyl/phenylalanyl-tRNA--protein transferase gives rise to the protein MRVTPQLILAGYCQGIFPMSDPDGDRIAFYSADPRGIIPLDGFHVPRRLAKTIRRGRFEIRFDNDVSAVIEGCAAPAPGREETWISPAMIDIYGRLAELGFVHSVEAWYEGHLAGGLYGVAIKGLFAGESMFSILSDASKVALVALVERLRARGFLLLDSQFLTGGHLRQFGAVEISAAEYKARLAEALAVDATF
- a CDS encoding metal-dependent hydrolase gives rise to the protein MLTIRYHGHDCFEFDDGARRVLIDPFLGGNPLADVGPDSFRTLDAIIVTHGHGDHVGDAASIAKRTGALVVSNFEIVAYLERQGCKGHPLHIGGGRTFPFGHVKLTIAHHGSTGPNGEALGAPCGVVLTMGGKKVYHAGDTGLFLDMKLIGEAWGPLDAALLPIGDNFTMDVADAVRAASFLGAAVNVPMHYNTFDLIKADPEDFRRKVEAGGGKAVVVPPGGSLTLE
- a CDS encoding LOG family protein produces the protein MSDHPAPLTGISKAYKNSEFLASPNARVIRLLSEYLEPDARFERLNVEDTIVFFGSARAKADGAGDPRLAAAFQAAEELAYRMTLWSKGLNHGKHRFIVCSGGGPGIMEAANRGASRARGLSMGLGISLPMEQGVNGYVSRELAFEFHYFFMRKFWFVNLSRALVVFPGGFGTMDELFEVLTLLQTRKASRQRPVVLYGKAFWEKAINWDVYAEWGVINREDLQLFRIVDSVDEAFDHLTSELTRIHGL
- the lpxD gene encoding UDP-3-O-(3-hydroxymyristoyl)glucosamine N-acyltransferase, translating into MDATRIGLDEIARAAGGQVVGNGRRRVARVAEPEEAAADALCVVWMAEYLERVPAEAALLAGIGLVPAGRDGVEVKDPRTALAAVLPLFAPKRGATPGIHPSAVVDPSAVVDATAAVGPLCVVGPGARIDARAELEGHVFVGANVVVGEATRIEAHVALREGTVIGRRAIVHSGSALGCDGFGFVPGRAGHTKIPQIGHVVVGDDVEIGALCTIDRATFGATTIGDGTKIDDHVHVGHNCRVGKNCLIVAFTGLAGSTVLGDGATMASRTGTVPHCRIGKGAVVGGMAGVTTDVGDGVFVSGFPAQEHRRELKQQALLRRLPELFDRVKKLER